A region of Candidatus Terasakiella magnetica DNA encodes the following proteins:
- a CDS encoding ABC-type transport auxiliary lipoprotein family protein, translating into MKNTLLTSLAFGASAFLLAACAQPELPQDNYYRLNVKTPTSGMVKLDGVLEVERFRADGLISGRPIAYSEGKGHLSEYHYHFWVEPPVDLLQDAMVKFLRAANLAKHVVTPELRMDEHYLLTGKIKRLERDLASRDKVAVEIEIGLKRTSDDKIIVLKTYARELVQSDSGVNGAVAAMNAALSDIYAEFLNDVR; encoded by the coding sequence ATGAAAAACACCCTGCTCACCTCTCTCGCTTTTGGCGCCAGTGCGTTTTTACTGGCAGCTTGCGCCCAGCCTGAATTGCCCCAAGACAATTATTATCGCCTGAATGTGAAAACACCAACCTCAGGCATGGTCAAACTGGATGGCGTGTTAGAGGTAGAACGTTTTCGCGCCGATGGTCTGATTTCGGGTCGCCCCATTGCCTATAGTGAGGGCAAGGGCCACCTTTCAGAATATCATTATCATTTCTGGGTGGAGCCACCTGTTGACCTGCTGCAAGACGCTATGGTCAAATTCTTGCGCGCTGCCAACCTTGCCAAACATGTGGTCACACCTGAGCTGCGCATGGATGAGCATTACCTGCTCACCGGAAAGATCAAACGTTTAGAGCGTGATCTTGCCAGCCGTGATAAAGTCGCCGTTGAGATTGAGATTGGCCTAAAGCGCACATCCGATGATAAAATTATCGTGCTAAAAACCTATGCAAGAGAATTAGTGCAAAGCGATAGTGGCGTTAATGGGGCTGTTGCTGCTATGAATGCGGCCCTTTCAGATATTTATGCTGAATTTCTTAATGATGTGAGATAA